In one Apostichopus japonicus isolate 1M-3 chromosome 18, ASM3797524v1, whole genome shotgun sequence genomic region, the following are encoded:
- the LOC139959048 gene encoding rac GTPase-activating protein 1-like isoform X2, whose amino-acid sequence MSSSTKTKSLLTEFDEICNFSAVLSKGCETEFIKFLKSQESCRKKWLQAEQGQAPLHGTIAKQGADLRTLEVKLNHTRNQLDMEMKRRMKAEVDKEEVEQQVILIRELLTDNNMFEGLSQKERQSLAFLSQSNINPNPLPSSHKRLSAVHEKSADILSASDLSFDRTDEDLDVSYLRGGKKWRKIKRPSAPPFEEDEDFDSPKRARIDQEETSVVTRVSFSNNGPIRTTTEIETGAKLTNFDRASPPANRRPRSRDRLREGIVETNDAFWEANPSFQNALKAGRQQEENVPSKSPVSRSKGPRQHDFSTKTVIKPETCFPCGKRIKFGKYAMKCRDCRLVCHPDCKDQANLPCIPARGTPGKNQPLELEEVAPTTPPLIPSIVIQLITEIERRGLTEKGLYRVPGSETSVKDLKEKLLQNREANPFDKIYDIHVLSGTLKDFLRKLAEPLVTFKLHPKFMEAADINDIDDSLTSIYQAISELPMVHRDTLAYVVLHLQRVAESSDCGMPASNLAKVFGPTVVGHASKDPEPMVIMNDTRLQAPVMERFLSIPSDFWKSFTNVTANGPQEHSNVIANPNTGTPGAGQGGYTTMLGPVGTPGKTPKKTPSSSSIGKAKSILTKTSLTPRFGSKSYSSKRKAQYFSSPTLK is encoded by the exons ATGAGTTCATCAACAAAGACAAAATCTCTTCTGACTGAGTTTGATGAAATCTGTAATTTCTCAGCCGTTTTATCGAAAGGATGTGAGACAG AATTTATCAAGTTTCTGAAGAGCCAAGAGTCTTGTAGAAAGAAATGGCTGCAAGCAGAACAGGGCCAGGCACCTCTTCATGGTACTATCGCCAAACAAGGGGCTGATCTCCGAACACTGGAAGTCAAGCTCAACCACACAAG GAATCAACTTGACATGGAGATGAAACGACGAATGAAAGCAGAAGTGGACAAGGAGGAAGTG GAACAGCAAGTTATTCTCATCAGAGAGCTCCTCACAGACAACAACATGTTTGAAGGTTTGTCACAGAAGGAACGACAAAGCCTTGCGTTTCTCAGTCAGAGTAACATTAACCCCAATCCTTTACCCAGCTCGCATAAGAGGCTCTCGGCTGTCCATGAAAAATCCGCAGATATCTTATCTGCCTCTGATCTCAGCTTTGACCGAACTGATGAAGATCTCGATGTTTCGTACCTGAGAGGAGGCAAGAAATGGAGGAAGATCAAG agaccCAGTGCACCACCATTTGAAGAAGACGAAGATTTTGATTCTCCAAAGAGGGCCAGAATTGATCAAGAG GAAACATCGGTGGTCACCAGGGTATCCTTTTCTAATAATGGCCCCATTCGAACAACAACAGAAATAGAAACAGGGGCAAAGCTGACAAACTTTGATAGGGCTAGTCCACCAGCTAACCGCAGACCTCGATCCCGAGATAGACTGAGGGAAG GTATTGTTGAGAcaaatgatgcattctgggaGGCTAACCCATCCTTCCAAAATGCCCTGAAAGCTGGACGACAACAGGAGGAGAACGTTCCTTCCAAGAGTCCAGTCAGCAGGTCTAAGGGACCCAGACAGCATGACTTCTCTACCAAGACAGTGATCAAACCAGAAACATGCTTCCCA TGTGGAAAGCGTATCAAGTTTGGAAAGTATGCCATGAAATGTCGAG ATTGTCGTCTGGTGTGTCACCCAGACTGTAAGGACCAAGCCAACTTGCCATGCATACCCGCAAGAGGCACTCCAGGGAAGAACCAACCCTTGGAACTAGAGGAGGTAGCCCCCACTACCCCTCCTTTGATCCCTTCAATAGTG ATTCAGCTGATAACTGAAATTGAAAGACGAGGCCTGACAGAGAAAGGACTTTACCGTGTGCCTGGATCAGAGACCAGCGTCAAGGATCTGAAGGAGAAACTGCTACAGAATCGAGAAGCCAATCCATTT GATAAGATATACGACATCCACGTCCTCAGTGGCACTCTGAAAGACTTCCTTAGGAAACTAGCCGAACCGCTTGTGACTTTTAAGCTCCACCCTAAATTTATGGAAGCTGCAG ATATTAATGATATCGATGACAGTTTGACATCAATCTATCAGGCTATCAGTGAACTCCCCATGGTGCACAGAGACACGCTGGCTTATGTTGTCCTCCATTTACAACG agttGCTGAATCATCAGATTGTGGCATGCCAGCATCTAACCTTGCCAAGGTGTTTGGTCCTACCGTTGTTGGACACGCATCCAAAGACCCTGAACCCATGGTCATTATGAACGACACCCGGCTCCAAGCACCG GTAATGGAGAGGTTTCTCTCAATCCCTTCTGACTTTTGGAAATCATTTACAAATGTGACAGCAAATGGACCACAGGAACACTCTAATGTGATAGCGAACCCTAACACTGGAACTCCTGGTGCTGGACAAGGAG